ATTGTGAGCCATCATCACTATCGGTACTTTTGCCAATGAAGCTAATTTTACTGCACTAGGTTTAAATTTAGCATTTTGTTCTGGTTTAAATCTAGTGGATTCAGGGAAGATAACCAACCATAAACCACTTTTTATCTTTTCCTGTCCTTCTCTTAAGATTTGACCAACCGAGATATTAGCATTACGGTCTACAGCAATTGGCTTAACCATTTTCAACCCCCAGCCGAATAACGGGATATTAAATAACTCTTTTTTTAATACCCAAGAATGTTCAGGTATAATTAATTGTACAAATATTTGTTCCCAGCATGATTGGTGATTAGACAATACTATGGAAGGAGATGAAGGTAATTTGTCTAGACCAACAACCTGGTATTTTAAACCACAAAAGATTTTAACCAGCCAAATAAATACATAGGAAAAAATAAACCCTATCTTGTATCTTATATAATAGTTGACATTGAAAAATGTTACGGGTATGTAACATATAAGGAAGAATGTAATGGTAAATATAGCAAGTAGTGCATAAAATGTTAATACTCTTAAACGCCAAAACATATATGGTTAACTCATTTGTTAATAATGAATAGATAGATATATAACAGATATATAACAAATGTATAATAGATATATAATAACACATAAGATTACTTCTATCCATAGTATAATTATTTGGAGAAATTAAATGAAAAAAACAGCTCTATCCGGATGTCAAGTGACTGGGGATCTGCATTTAGGGAACTATCTCGGAGCAATTGTTAATTGGTCTAAAATTCAGGATGAGTATAATTGCTTGTTCTTTTTAGCCGATTTACATGCTATTACTATAGATCGCTCACCCATAGAACTAAACTCTTCTATATTGCAAACTGTTGCTATATATATAGCAACAGGGCTTGTGCCAGAGAAAACTACCATATTTGCACAAAGTATGGTGAAGGAACATACGGAACTTGCTTGGATATTAAATTGCGTTACCCCACTTGGTTGGCTTAAACGTATGACTCAGTTTAAAGACAAAGCTGGAAAAGACCAGGAAAATGCTGGCTTAGGATTATTGTCTTATCCAGTATTGATGGCAGCTGATATATTATTATATAATGCTGACATAGTACCTGTTGGCGATGATCAAAAACAGCATTTAGAACTTACCAGAGATATTGCGGCTATTATCAACCGGAAATTCAATCGGGATGTCCTAAAATTACCTGAACCATTAATTCAAGGCTCATCAAGAATAATGAGCTTAAAAGATGGTCGTAAAAAAATGAGTAAATCTGATCCATCTGATTTATCTCGTATTAATTTAAATGATAGCCCAGATCAAATTTACCAAAAAATTAAAAAAGCTAAAACAGATCATTTAGCGGAAATCAGTTATGATCCTCAAAATAGACCAGAAATCAGCAATTTAATTGACATTTATTGCAGTTTATCTGGTACTAATGTTGACAAAATAGTTGATCAATACCAAAATGCCGGTTTTGCCAAATTTAAGGAGGAGCTAGCTGATATTATCATCACAACTCTAGCTCCCATTCATGGTAAATATGTAGAGCTAATGAAAAACCAAGATTATCTGATAACTACACTACATAACGGAGCAGATAAAGCTAAAATTACTGCTGCTAAAACTCTTGTTGAAATCAAAAAATTAATGGGCTTTGTTATATAAATTACGATTTATAGCTAATAGACGATTGGCGAGCAGATTTTTTATTCATCATAAGAAAATAGCAAAAAAACTTTGAACGCTCACACCTCATGCAAGGGGTATATATGAGCTTTGTTTATCAGAATAAGTAAAAATTCTCCCTGTTTTTATGTCAAAAAACCATAAATGAATAATTAGTTCTTTTCTGCTTACTTGTTCATTGATCCATGGAAACATCATACAATTTTGATATGATTGTTTAAGTGCTAATTTTGTATAATCATCAGCATTATATTGTCTAAAATTAGGTGTTTTTATTAGAGAAACCCAGTTAGTTATAAAATCATTTTGCTGTGAATCATCACTAGTTAATAATTCCTGGATTCCTCCACATTGACTATGTCCCAATATAATTAAGTGTTCAACTCTTAAAAAACAAACTCCAAATTCTAAGGCAGCACTCGTACCATGATGATATGTATCTTTTTCATAAGGGGGAACAATATTTGCCACATTACGGACAACAAATAAATCTCCCGGATCACATTGCAATATTAACGCTGGATCTACTCGAGAATCACAACAAGCAACTACCATAATCTTTGGTTGTTGACCATCACGGGATAGACTCTGCATGACAGATTTATTACCATCCGCATATTTTTTCCTAAAAACTTGATAGCCTTTTAGTATTTTGTTAAAACTTTGTTGCATTGTTAACCCTCAAAACGTCA
This genomic interval from Candidatus Tisiphia endosymbiont of Dioctria linearis contains the following:
- the trpS gene encoding tryptophan--tRNA ligase, which produces MKKTALSGCQVTGDLHLGNYLGAIVNWSKIQDEYNCLFFLADLHAITIDRSPIELNSSILQTVAIYIATGLVPEKTTIFAQSMVKEHTELAWILNCVTPLGWLKRMTQFKDKAGKDQENAGLGLLSYPVLMAADILLYNADIVPVGDDQKQHLELTRDIAAIINRKFNRDVLKLPEPLIQGSSRIMSLKDGRKKMSKSDPSDLSRINLNDSPDQIYQKIKKAKTDHLAEISYDPQNRPEISNLIDIYCSLSGTNVDKIVDQYQNAGFAKFKEELADIIITTLAPIHGKYVELMKNQDYLITTLHNGADKAKITAAKTLVEIKKLMGFVI
- a CDS encoding lysophospholipid acyltransferase family protein, with amino-acid sequence MFWRLRVLTFYALLAIFTITFFLICYIPVTFFNVNYYIRYKIGFIFSYVFIWLVKIFCGLKYQVVGLDKLPSSPSIVLSNHQSCWEQIFVQLIIPEHSWVLKKELFNIPLFGWGLKMVKPIAVDRNANISVGQILREGQEKIKSGLWLVIFPESTRFKPEQNAKFKPSAVKLASLAKVPIVMMAHNAGVYWPRGFWIKKPGVIQVKIIDVIPVEEIEQSDVRQLTEKIEQVINTEKQILFEQTYKNKHDLSEIFKKVD
- a CDS encoding carbonic anhydrase, encoding MQQSFNKILKGYQVFRKKYADGNKSVMQSLSRDGQQPKIMVVACCDSRVDPALILQCDPGDLFVVRNVANIVPPYEKDTYHHGTSAALEFGVCFLRVEHLIILGHSQCGGIQELLTSDDSQQNDFITNWVSLIKTPNFRQYNADDYTKLALKQSYQNCMMFPWINEQVSRKELIIHLWFFDIKTGRIFTYSDKQSSYIPLA